One window of the bacterium genome contains the following:
- a CDS encoding Gfo/Idh/MocA family oxidoreductase has protein sequence MNKLHVGLVGAGYLGTIHARLLAAQPIQWTGVYDVDPARSQKVAADFGSKAVNSLEELIAASDALVVASATASHYAVGKQILQAGKHLFLEKPITTTPAEGEELVALAKKKNLVLQVGHVERFSRAFRSLGTDHPRPQFVEAHRLSQFRPRGTDVAVVLDLMIHDLDLILGLMGELPSVVEASGVAVISEGVDIANARLTFPSGAVANVTASRISANPMRKLRMFASDSYISLDFATGSTQVFHLARPGEENIPGTTSLGEIEKAAVKRHILFSSPSAPEGNAIQMEQQAFFKAIETGTPPPCSGEDGLRALKVATLILEKMGTTEIATGRE, from the coding sequence GTGAATAAACTACATGTTGGCCTTGTGGGTGCCGGCTATTTAGGCACCATCCATGCCCGCCTGCTGGCGGCGCAGCCGATCCAGTGGACCGGCGTTTATGATGTGGATCCCGCGCGCAGTCAAAAAGTCGCGGCAGATTTCGGATCCAAAGCCGTGAATTCGCTGGAAGAACTGATTGCCGCCAGTGATGCGCTGGTGGTGGCTTCGGCTACCGCTTCCCACTACGCCGTGGGCAAGCAGATTCTTCAGGCCGGCAAGCATCTCTTCCTGGAAAAACCCATCACCACCACGCCCGCCGAAGGCGAAGAGTTGGTGGCGCTGGCCAAGAAGAAAAACCTCGTGCTGCAGGTCGGACACGTGGAGCGTTTCAGCCGCGCGTTTCGCTCGTTGGGTACGGATCATCCGCGCCCGCAGTTTGTGGAAGCCCACCGGCTCTCGCAGTTCCGCCCGCGCGGCACCGATGTCGCCGTGGTGCTGGATCTGATGATTCATGATCTGGACCTGATTCTGGGATTGATGGGAGAATTGCCTTCCGTAGTGGAAGCCTCGGGTGTGGCGGTGATCTCCGAAGGCGTGGACATTGCCAATGCGCGCCTCACCTTTCCCTCGGGCGCGGTCGCAAACGTCACCGCCAGCCGCATCAGCGCCAACCCCATGCGCAAGCTGCGCATGTTCGCCTCCGATAGTTACATCTCGCTGGATTTCGCCACCGGCAGCACGCAAGTCTTCCACCTCGCCCGCCCCGGTGAAGAAAATATTCCCGGCACCACCAGCCTTGGCGAGATCGAAAAGGCCGCGGTAAAGCGCCACATTCTGTTTTCATCTCCCTCCGCCCCGGAAGGCAACGCGATTCAGATGGAGCAGCAAGCCTTCTTCAAAGCCATTGAAACCGGCACCCCTCCCCCCTGCTCCGGCGAAGACGGCCTCCGCGCCCTCAAAGTTGCGACTCTCATTTTAGAGAAGATGGGAACTACAGAGATTGCCACGGGTAGGGAATAG